AGGCGCGCTATGCCGAAGCGACACCGAACGGCATCGACTCGCGCCCCCTGATGGAGGATCACGCGCCGCGAACGCCCGCCGAAATCGCGGAGTTTCGCAACCGCCTGCTGAAGTCGCCGAACGTCCGCACATTCATGGTGTCCGAGGACGAAACGGCAACGCTTGTCACGGCGACGTTCATCGAGCGCCTGCTCGATTACGGCGAGACCTTCGAATATCTCGACAAGCTCGTGAACGACGCCCGGGACGACAAGCACGACGTCTATATGGCCGGGCAGCCGGTTCTGACGGGCTGGGTCTATTTCTATGAACTGCAGATGCTCGGTATTTTCGGCATCACAGGCATTGCCCTGCTGGTTGCACTCATCTTCTACATGCGAAATGTCGTAGGTGTCGTTGCGCCCTTGGTAACAAGCATCATCGCAGCTATCTGGGGCTTCGGCTTTGTCGGCTGGCTTGGGTTGCCTGTCGAGCCGCTCATCATGGTCGTCCCGCTGCTGCTGGTCGCGCGGTCATTCAGTCATTGCGTGCAGTTCGTTGAACGCTATTACGAAATCCTGCACTACGTTAAGGACCGACGCCGCGCAGCCGAGATATCGCTCAGCGTCATGATGACGCCCGGCATGTTGGGCATCGCCACGGACGCAATGGGGCTGTTCATCATTGCCGTCGCGCCTATCCCGGCGATGGAACGCTTCGCGCTCTTCTGCGGATTTTGGGCCTTTATTCTCATCCCGACGAATGTCTTCCTGTCGCCGCTTCTGATGCTGCTGCTGCCCAAGCCGCGAAATGTCGAGCGCATGGTAGGCGGAAACGAAAAGGATGGCCGCTACAGCGGCATCAAGCTGTTGCTGAGCTTGATTGGCCGCCTGTCGATCGGAAGGACATCTACATTCACGGCGGCGGCGCTCATAGCGCTGGCCGTTTTCAGCGTCGTGAAAGTAATGGAACTCAAAGTTGGAAATCCTGTCGAGGGCAGCAATCTCCTTTGGGACGATTCCGAGTTCAACGTCGCGGTTTCAAATATCAATCGTCATTTCCCGGGCCTGAACACGCTGGAGATCATTTTCGAGTCCAAGTCGCAGGACAGTATGGAGAGGGTCGTCCGCAAGGCGGAAACGGCTCTTACAATGCAGCGGCTGCAACACCTTCTCGAAAGCCAGCCGAACCCGCCGGAAGCGTCTCTTTCGTTCACCGACTACCTACCGGAAGCAAACCGCTTGTTCAGCGGCGGTAATCCAAAATGGGCGCCACTTGATCATGACGACGCAGCTGTGAGCGCTGCTGCAGGTGCGCTCATGGTTGGCACTGGACCGAAAGCATTCTTGCATGTTGCGGATTTCGAACAGCGAAATGGCACGGTGTCCCTCTGGTACAAGGACAACAAGCAGGAAACGGTCGATGAAGCACTGCGCCAGGCGCGCGCTGCGCTCGAAATAGTTGGCACGGAGCACGAGGATTTCCGTATCAGGCTCGGCAGCGGCACCATTGCCTTGCAGCAATCGATCAACGACACGGTCGACCATTATCAGTGGATCATTCTGGGGTTGCTGAATGCTGTAATCCTGATCACCTGCAGCTATGCCTACCGGTCCATAGTCGCCGGCATCCTGCTTCTTATTCCCGTCAACCTGTCGAACCTGCTGCTCGGCGCCGTGATGACGGAAATGGGCATCGGCCTGGACGTCAATACATTGCCGATTGCGGCAATCGGCGTTGGCGTCGGCATCGATTACGGCATCTATCTGCTCAGTCGCATCTACGAGGAATACCAGCAGCGCAAGGATATGGGGCCTGCGATCCTCGCTTCGGTGACGACGACCGGAAAGGCGATCTTCTTCACCGCCACTATCGTGCTCATCGGCATTTTGCCCTGGTACTTCCTGTCGGCGTTGAAGTTTCTGGCCGACATGGGCCTGCTGCTCGTCATGGTCATGCTTATCAACATGATCATTGCGCTCATTGTGGTGCCGCTGCTCGTCTGGCTGATCCGGCCCCGCTTTATCGAATCCAAGGAATTGATGGTGAGCGAGGGCATCGATCTCGAAGCCCTTGCGGCCGAACACTCTGACGAAAGTCTCCGCACAAAAGCTGCTGAGATGGTGAAACACCCGGCAAACGAACTGGTTGAGGTGGTCCCGCTCCGGTCATGAACCGGGCGGGTTCCTGTCCTACTGGGAGGAGGAAGGAAATGCGAATTCGGAAATACGACAGTGGGTTCTCTCGGCGTGCTTTTCTTGAAAAGTCGCTGAAGGGAGTGGCGGCTGCCGGTGTGCTCGCACCGCTTTGGCCGGAGATTGCGCGCTCGGGCACGATAGACAAGGTCTATCCGGACGAGCTCCTCTCGATCGAGCTCTATACCAAAGGGCAGGTCAAGCCGGGCGATGTCATCACGGCCGACAATGTCGAGGTGGTGAAGGATCTGCTTGACCCGATTGCCTATCGTCAGGTGAAAGAGATGGGGCGGCGCATCAACATCGTCGAAACCACGACCGATGTAACGAAGCTCTTTCCTCACGAATATCTGGAGGCGACCCTCCGCAACGCGGGTCGTGCGAAATTCGACGCGAATGGAAATGTCGTCACCGACGACGGAAAGCCCTGGATCGGTGGCAACCCCTTCCCGAATGCACAGACGGGCGAGGAGGCCTTTGCAAACCTCACCATGTCCTGGGGCCGCCACGATGAATCCGTCTACGGCGTTCGCGACTGGGATATTTCACCAAATGGAACGCTCTCCTACCAGTATGACTTCATCTGGGCGGAGCAGAACACGGTCGGCCTTGTAAACAAGCCCTCGCCTTATCAGGCGGGTGCTGAGGACAAGCTCCGCTATCAGGCGGTTTGGTTTACCTCGCCGACAGATGCCAAGGGCACGGCCTTCCTCAACACCTGGCATTATGACCAGCGGAAATTTCCGGAACTTCTCGGATACCTGCCGGCATTCAAACGCGTCCGTAATTTCCCGACCAATCAGCGTTTCGAACCGCTGGTGCCCGGCATCACAATTTTCTTGTCCGACGCATGGGCAGCGGGAGATCCGATGCTCACTTGGGGCAACTACAAGGTGATCGGCACGAAGCCGCATCTTGGCGCCGTCTCGGGCAATTGGTCCGGCAAGACGAATCCCAATTGGGAGCGCGAGGTTCACGGTGGCCCACAAGGGCAGACCTTCTTCGAGGACTACAAGGAGCTTGTTCCTGAAGTTCTCGTCGTTGAAGCCGAGCCCATCGGTTATCCGCGTGCGCCGGTCAGCAAGAAGCGCGTCTACATCGACGTCCGCAACATGATGTTCGTGTCCTATCTGACTTACGACCGTCGCGGCGAAATATGGAAGTCCTTCGAACCTGCCTTCAGCCAGTACAAGGACGGTGACGCCGCATACATGGACGGAGCGCACCCGCTCTGGTCGTGGACGCATGTTCACAGTCATGACGTGCAGACCAACCGCATGAGCCGCTTCGTGCAGGCGAAGCAGATCACCGGTGGTTTTGGCCCCGAGTACAATATCGGGCCGAGCATCTACGACAAGTATCTGACGGCACAGGCTATCCGCCGGTTCGGCACCTAGGAACAGAGGCAATGCGGGCGCCGGCAGGAGGTCGGCGCCCCGGTGTCTTTGAGGGAGAGCATGTTGAAAAGATTTGTCGTCGTAGTCGCCGCTCTATTGTTTCTGCCTGTTCTCGTGGCGGATGCTGCAACGGGCGACCTGTCTCTACGTTATCGTGGTACGGCGCATGACGCGCTGTTCGACATCTCATTCGACAATTCATTTGGTATTGCCGTCGGCGGTGGCGGAACGGTACTCGCCAGCGAGGATGGTGGTTTGAGTTGGGCGCATTATGTGCGGCCAGATACCAGCCTTGCCTTGCTTGGAGTGATTGCCGAAGGCGGCAAGCGCTTTGCCGTCGGGCAGTCCGGGCAAATCTTTCGGCTCGATGGGGACTCCTGGTCGCCGCTTGAAAGCGGCACGGATGCGCGCCTTTTCTCGATCGCGCTTGGTCACAATGGGCTTGTTGTTGTTGTGGGAGGCTTCGGCACGATCCTCGTATCACATGACAATGGTGCGACATGGTCGGCTGCGACCATCGATTGGATGCCGATTCTCAATGATTACGTTGAGCCTCATCTGTATGCGGTTCAAATACAGAACGGCGTCATTACCGTCGCCGGCGAGTTCGGCTTGATCCTTCGTTCATTGGATGATGGCGCCTCGTGGACGGTGGCGCATAGAGGCGAAGCCTCGATTTTCGATTTTTCAATCGACCAGAAGGGGCTCGGCCTTGCGGTGGGGCAGGAAGGGCTTGTCCTTGCAACCGCAGATGGCGGAGCGAGCTGGCGCGAGAGCGGCCGCCTTTCCGGAACGCCCTTGCTCGGCGTTTGGCAATCGGGCGCCCGCGCATTCGCCGTCGGCATACGCGGCGGATACGCAAGTAATGATGGCGGCCGCAACTGGAAATCCGTGACGCGAAGCGACATCGAAACGGGCTGGTATCAGGCGGTTGCGTCCTCAGCATCTAGAGACAAGCCCGTGCTCGTCGGTCATCGCGGACGAATTCTTGAGGTGGATGAATGAGCCGCGTCGCGGCTTGAGGTTGGTTCCAACCCGTTTCGGGTTATCCAAGGGAGGGGAGAAAATGTCTCGTAAACTTATCGAGGCCGCAGGGGGACTTCTGGCAGGCGTGGCGCTCACCGTGGCGTTTACGGCAGGCGCCCGCGCTGCTGACTTCAATGTTCAGGGCTTCATCAGACAAGAGCCGGCAATCAAGCTCACGGATGAAGAGAATCCGTATAACCAGCGCGGTAATATCTATAACGGCGTGGCTGTTACGCAGGACTCGACCTTGTTGGGCGGTGGCGTCACGACAACGACGAGGCCGATAGAGCGCGGGGACAACACATTCAATTTGATGGCGACGCGCCTCGAGGTCGATTTCCAGGCGAACTTCAATGAGAACTGGAACGGCTTCGCCCGGCTGCGTGGATATTTTCAGCCGGACATCTTCGACAATGAGGGAGATCCGGAGTTCTTCGAGACACCGCTCTGGAGCGGGGGGCGAGGAACCTTCCTGGAAGCCAATGGCAGGAACTACATGGTCGACTTGCCGGCTCTCTATCTCGACTATTCCGAGGGACCGCTCTGGCTCCGGCTCGGCAACCAGCAGATTGCGTGGGGCGAATCCCTTTTCTTCCGTGTTCTCGACGTTCCTAACGGTCTCGATCTCCGGCGGCACCTATTGCTCGATCTCGTCGCCGAAGAGTTTGCCGATGAGCGTGTCGCTGCGCCCGGTATTCGCGGTTCCTATCGTGTGACGAACGACATCGAGGTCGAAGCATTTACGCAGCTCTTCAACCCGTCGATTCTCGCCAATGCCGACACGCCCTACAACGTTATTCCCTCTCAGTTCACGGTCCACCAGCAAGAGGGATTTGACGACGCGGAAGGTGCGATGAACGTCGGCGGCCGCGTACAAGCCCAAGTCGGAGGCGTCGCCCTGCAGGCAATCGCTGTCAATAGACGCAACCCTGACGGCGTCTTCAGCTGGACAGCTTCTGGCGTCAACCGCGACATTCCAGGCCTCGTGGGCAGCGGCGCCGTACTTGCGCAAACTCCATTCGAAGTAAGCAATACCGGCGTCTATTCCGCACAGGAATGGTTTACCTATGCCGGCATGGCGCGCCTGAATGGCTTCACTGGATTCAACACGGCGATCAATGAATTCCCTGCCACCGCTCTTCTAGGGGCTGCCGCTGTACCGAACCAGACGCTTGCCGCTTCCGAACTCGATCTGTTTTTCCAGCTCAGCCCGCTTCGTGGCCATATAGCGCGCACCTATCACCGCGAAAACATCTTCGGTCTCGGCGCAAACTACGTCGTGAATGCCGGACCCGAATCCTTCTTCGACCAGCTCGTGATCAGGAGCGAATTCACCTACACGCCCGACAAGATTTTCACGAGCCCCGATCTCAGTCAGTCTTTCATCGAAGAAGACGAGTATGTCGCGTCGCTGGTCTTCGAGAAGTACCACCGTTTCTCGCAGGAATTCCCCGCGACTTTCATGGTGCTGCAGTATCTCTATAAATCGGAAAGCGACATGTTCGGCCGTCACTTGAGCGGCATGGGTGCGACGGGAGCCCGCACCAGTGGTTTGCCTGAAGGCGAAAATTCCTTCAATGCCGTTGCCTTCGCGCTGCAGCAGCCTTTTCCGAATCTCATCTGGAGGGCTGACTTCTCGGTTCTTTACGACGTGAGGGGCGGCGCCTTGGTCCAGCCCGGCCTCAAGTGGAAGCCTAACGAACAATGGACTGCCGAGGTCTTTGCCAACATCACCATGAGCGACGGTGGCAATGATGACATCGTGGACACGATTGACTGGGCCGACGAGCTGACATTCCGCATTACCTATCAGTTCTAAAGACCCGGTCGACAAGGCTCCGTCCGGAGTGCCGGCGCGGACCGTCAAGCCATTTCAACATTGGGCACCAGACGGTCATCCCCCAAAAGCGCGCCGTCAATCCGGACGGGTGCTGTCGGCGACATGGCAGGCAGCACAAATAGGCGGAGAAGGTGATGCATATTCGGCGCTATACGCATGACTATTCGCGGCGCGTCTTTTTGCACCGTCTTGCTGCGGGCATAGTCGGCTTGGGTGTCACGGCGCCGCTCTGGAAAACGCTCGAAGCTCATGGTGATGCGTCGCGCGCCTATCCGGACGAGCTTCTTTCCATCGAAGCCTACACAAAGGGTGCAATCTCCACCGGCGGCCGTATCGACGCCGGCAATGTCGATCTCGTGAAAGAGCTGCTTGATCCGATACGCTATCGTCAGATCAAGGAAATGGGACGAGTCCTGGAGGTGGTCGCTGCGACAACCGATCTAATGCAGCTCAGCCCGTGGGAATATATCGAAGCCACATTGCGCAACAAGGGCAAGGCTCGGTTCGATGCGACGGGTAACGTGGTCACCGCGGATGGAGAACCATGGATCGGCGGCAATCCTTTCCCCGATCCCCGGAGCGCATTGGAAATCTTCGCTGGCCTCACGCTCAGTTGGGGACGGCACGATATCTCCGTATATGCGACCAGGGAATATGACCTCGCACCAGGAGGTACGGTCGACTACACATATGAATCCGTTTGGGCCGAACTTGCGCCGGTCGGCCGTCTGGTGGTCGACCCCAAACCTTATTGGCCTGAATTTCGCGACAAGCTGCGCTTTCAATCCGTCGCCTTCACGTCGCCTAATGAGGACAAGGGCACATCGTTCCTGAACATATGGCCATACGACCAGAACGAGTTCCCCGAGCTTTACGGCTATCTTCCCGCATTCAAGCGCATCCGCCGTTTTCCCGCCAATCAGCGTTTCGAGCCGCTCATCGCGGGTTCGACCATGTATCTATCCGATGCCTGGGCGGCGGGGGATCCGCTCCTAACCTGGGGTAACTATCGGCTTGTACATCAAGGCCCCGCGCTTGCCGCGCTATCCGATGGTTGGGCGGCCGGCCATCCAAACTGGGAACATGCAACGCATGGCGGCCCCGGCGGCGTGAGCTTCTGGGATACCAAGGTTCAACTGGTCCCGGAAGCACTCGTCGTCGAGGCTGAGCCGGTGAAGTTCGCGCGGGCCCCGGTCGGCAAGAAGCATGTCTGGTTCGATGCGCGGACGATGCTGCCCTTCGTGATGGTTTCTTTCGATCGTAAGGGAGAAGTGTTCCGGTCATTCGATGGCGCTTTTTCGCTCTACAAGAACGGCGCCTCTGTCGTCATGGATGGTGCCCATCCCTATTGGTCATGGACGCATGTTCACGCCCACAACATCCAGACCAACAGGATAACGCGGCTGGAGCAGGTGCAACGGATCAAGGGTGGTCACACCATGATGGTCAATGACCAGTCTGCCTTCGACCGCTATCTGACGACGAGCGCGCTTCGCCGTCTGGGCATGTGATTATTCTTTGGGTGCGACGCGCAATACGCTGCCGTTTTCGCCGTCGGTCACGAGATAGAGATATCCGTCCGGTCCCGTGCGCACCTCGCGAATGCGCTGGCCGAGCTCGCCGAATAGCTCTTCCTGGCCGACAGGCTGTCCATTCTCCATGTCGACACGCCGAAGATGCTTGGCCGCAAGCGCACCGGCAAACAGGTCGCCATCCCATTCGGGAAACACGCTGCCACGATAAAGCGTAAACCCCGCTGGCGCGATCGAGGGCGTCCAGTGAAGAAGCGGCTGTTCCATTCCTTCATATTCCGTATAGGGCGAAATGCGCGCACCCGAATAATCGAGGCCATAAGTGATGACGGGCCAGCCGTAATTCTTGCCAGGTTCGATGATGTTGATCTCATCGCCGCCCTGCGGCCCGTGCTCGTGGAGATAGACCCTTCCCGAGAGGTTGTCGTAGACGATACCTTGCGCGTTGCGATGCCCCAGCGTCCAAATCTCCGGCTTAGCCCCTTCGCGGCCGATGAAAGGATTGTCTTCCGGCACGCTGCCGTCTCGGTTGATTCGGACGACCTTGCCGAAATCGACATCGAGTCTCTGCGCGTCCTCCCGGTAATCGAATCCATCGCCCACCGTCACGAGCAGCG
Above is a window of Parvibaculum lavamentivorans DS-1 DNA encoding:
- a CDS encoding DUF1329 domain-containing protein produces the protein MRIRKYDSGFSRRAFLEKSLKGVAAAGVLAPLWPEIARSGTIDKVYPDELLSIELYTKGQVKPGDVITADNVEVVKDLLDPIAYRQVKEMGRRINIVETTTDVTKLFPHEYLEATLRNAGRAKFDANGNVVTDDGKPWIGGNPFPNAQTGEEAFANLTMSWGRHDESVYGVRDWDISPNGTLSYQYDFIWAEQNTVGLVNKPSPYQAGAEDKLRYQAVWFTSPTDAKGTAFLNTWHYDQRKFPELLGYLPAFKRVRNFPTNQRFEPLVPGITIFLSDAWAAGDPMLTWGNYKVIGTKPHLGAVSGNWSGKTNPNWEREVHGGPQGQTFFEDYKELVPEVLVVEAEPIGYPRAPVSKKRVYIDVRNMMFVSYLTYDRRGEIWKSFEPAFSQYKDGDAAYMDGAHPLWSWTHVHSHDVQTNRMSRFVQAKQITGGFGPEYNIGPSIYDKYLTAQAIRRFGT
- a CDS encoding WD40/YVTN/BNR-like repeat-containing protein — translated: MLKRFVVVVAALLFLPVLVADAATGDLSLRYRGTAHDALFDISFDNSFGIAVGGGGTVLASEDGGLSWAHYVRPDTSLALLGVIAEGGKRFAVGQSGQIFRLDGDSWSPLESGTDARLFSIALGHNGLVVVVGGFGTILVSHDNGATWSAATIDWMPILNDYVEPHLYAVQIQNGVITVAGEFGLILRSLDDGASWTVAHRGEASIFDFSIDQKGLGLAVGQEGLVLATADGGASWRESGRLSGTPLLGVWQSGARAFAVGIRGGYASNDGGRNWKSVTRSDIETGWYQAVASSASRDKPVLVGHRGRILEVDE
- a CDS encoding efflux RND transporter permease subunit, whose translation is MDRLSSRIARAAMTYRWLSLLILTAITGFFAVQLPNVELRTIFSDLLPSNHPFVQTYKDHPNFGNPLTVTVMIKRKDGDIYNAETLQKVWDLTRDIDLTPAVDHDQILSVATEKARYAEATPNGIDSRPLMEDHAPRTPAEIAEFRNRLLKSPNVRTFMVSEDETATLVTATFIERLLDYGETFEYLDKLVNDARDDKHDVYMAGQPVLTGWVYFYELQMLGIFGITGIALLVALIFYMRNVVGVVAPLVTSIIAAIWGFGFVGWLGLPVEPLIMVVPLLLVARSFSHCVQFVERYYEILHYVKDRRRAAEISLSVMMTPGMLGIATDAMGLFIIAVAPIPAMERFALFCGFWAFILIPTNVFLSPLLMLLLPKPRNVERMVGGNEKDGRYSGIKLLLSLIGRLSIGRTSTFTAAALIALAVFSVVKVMELKVGNPVEGSNLLWDDSEFNVAVSNINRHFPGLNTLEIIFESKSQDSMERVVRKAETALTMQRLQHLLESQPNPPEASLSFTDYLPEANRLFSGGNPKWAPLDHDDAAVSAAAGALMVGTGPKAFLHVADFEQRNGTVSLWYKDNKQETVDEALRQARAALEIVGTEHEDFRIRLGSGTIALQQSINDTVDHYQWIILGLLNAVILITCSYAYRSIVAGILLLIPVNLSNLLLGAVMTEMGIGLDVNTLPIAAIGVGVGIDYGIYLLSRIYEEYQQRKDMGPAILASVTTTGKAIFFTATIVLIGILPWYFLSALKFLADMGLLLVMVMLINMIIALIVVPLLVWLIRPRFIESKELMVSEGIDLEALAAEHSDESLRTKAAEMVKHPANELVEVVPLRS
- a CDS encoding DUF1302 family protein, producing the protein MSRKLIEAAGGLLAGVALTVAFTAGARAADFNVQGFIRQEPAIKLTDEENPYNQRGNIYNGVAVTQDSTLLGGGVTTTTRPIERGDNTFNLMATRLEVDFQANFNENWNGFARLRGYFQPDIFDNEGDPEFFETPLWSGGRGTFLEANGRNYMVDLPALYLDYSEGPLWLRLGNQQIAWGESLFFRVLDVPNGLDLRRHLLLDLVAEEFADERVAAPGIRGSYRVTNDIEVEAFTQLFNPSILANADTPYNVIPSQFTVHQQEGFDDAEGAMNVGGRVQAQVGGVALQAIAVNRRNPDGVFSWTASGVNRDIPGLVGSGAVLAQTPFEVSNTGVYSAQEWFTYAGMARLNGFTGFNTAINEFPATALLGAAAVPNQTLAASELDLFFQLSPLRGHIARTYHRENIFGLGANYVVNAGPESFFDQLVIRSEFTYTPDKIFTSPDLSQSFIEEDEYVASLVFEKYHRFSQEFPATFMVLQYLYKSESDMFGRHLSGMGATGARTSGLPEGENSFNAVAFALQQPFPNLIWRADFSVLYDVRGGALVQPGLKWKPNEQWTAEVFANITMSDGGNDDIVDTIDWADELTFRITYQF
- a CDS encoding PQQ-dependent sugar dehydrogenase, which translates into the protein MTNPARAMTTIAVTLLAALWAAGSAPVHAQEAAGSYEIVPIAEGLDHPWSLTFMPDGSILVVELSGNVRIIRGGVLSPDSVAGIPDVYFESQGGLFDLLLDPEFSTNGFVYLSYAHGTPGENRTRVARARFDGASLSDVEVIFDAEPAKNTPVHYGGRMLFLPDGTLLVTVGDGFDYREDAQRLDVDFGKVVRINRDGSVPEDNPFIGREGAKPEIWTLGHRNAQGIVYDNLSGRVYLHEHGPQGGDEINIIEPGKNYGWPVITYGLDYSGARISPYTEYEGMEQPLLHWTPSIAPAGFTLYRGSVFPEWDGDLFAGALAAKHLRRVDMENGQPVGQEELFGELGQRIREVRTGPDGYLYLVTDGENGSVLRVAPKE
- a CDS encoding DUF1329 domain-containing protein encodes the protein MHIRRYTHDYSRRVFLHRLAAGIVGLGVTAPLWKTLEAHGDASRAYPDELLSIEAYTKGAISTGGRIDAGNVDLVKELLDPIRYRQIKEMGRVLEVVAATTDLMQLSPWEYIEATLRNKGKARFDATGNVVTADGEPWIGGNPFPDPRSALEIFAGLTLSWGRHDISVYATREYDLAPGGTVDYTYESVWAELAPVGRLVVDPKPYWPEFRDKLRFQSVAFTSPNEDKGTSFLNIWPYDQNEFPELYGYLPAFKRIRRFPANQRFEPLIAGSTMYLSDAWAAGDPLLTWGNYRLVHQGPALAALSDGWAAGHPNWEHATHGGPGGVSFWDTKVQLVPEALVVEAEPVKFARAPVGKKHVWFDARTMLPFVMVSFDRKGEVFRSFDGAFSLYKNGASVVMDGAHPYWSWTHVHAHNIQTNRITRLEQVQRIKGGHTMMVNDQSAFDRYLTTSALRRLGM